The Microbulbifer sp. YPW1 genome contains the following window.
GTGGATCCTGTTCATCGTGCTCGCAGTGCTGTTCCGCTGGCGACCGCTCACCATGAAGCTGGTGCCGAAAAAAGTACGTTTCTGGCGCGCCTCCAATCTTGCCCGCAGACAATTTCTCGAACACGAGCTCCACAGTACCAAGCACCGCCTGGGGCTACTGATCTTTGTCTCCCAGGCAGAGCACTATGTCGAAATTCTCGCCGACCGCGGCCTCGCGGAACAGATTACCAATGAGAGCTGGCAGGAGATCGTTGAGAATTTCATTCACGAGGTCAAAAAGGGCAAAACTGGCGAGGCCTTTGTGCACTGTGTAGAAAAATGTGGTGAACTACTCGAGGAAGCCGCCCCCGCCACGACCATCAAGAACGAACTACCCAATCACCTGGTACTCCTATAATTTGCTACTAACGGCAAACCGAAGTCGATTGGTGACCCCATGATGTTGCGCAAATACACCCTCCCCCTGGCGGCCCTGTCCCTGCTCGCAGTCGGCGCGGCCGTAGGCCAGTGGATAGGTTCTGACTCCCCCTCCACACCAGCAATTTTTGCTAGCCAGCCCGGCGCGCCCAAGGGAAACCTGGGAGAGCGGGTACAACAACTGGAAAAGACGCTCGAACAGACCCTGAAAATTCAGGGGCAACTGCTGGAGCTGGTCAATGAACTGAACAGCAGATTCGAGCCCGGCGAGGGGGAAGAAGGGACCCGGCACGCAGGTATCGCCTCCACGCA
Protein-coding sequences here:
- a CDS encoding TPM domain-containing protein; amino-acid sequence: MLNASERRKLTETIKEVESRTDAEVVTVLARQSDNYLYISTLWAAFLSLLLAPLMQFLPWWIEYQQAFTLQWILFIVLAVLFRWRPLTMKLVPKKVRFWRASNLARRQFLEHELHSTKHRLGLLIFVSQAEHYVEILADRGLAEQITNESWQEIVENFIHEVKKGKTGEAFVHCVEKCGELLEEAAPATTIKNELPNHLVLL